The following are encoded together in the Streptomyces sp. NBC_01465 genome:
- a CDS encoding GTP-binding protein, with protein sequence MAFGRSSRRTPPIEPVTLKILVAGGFGVGKTTLVGAVSEIRPLRTEETLSEAGRPVDSVEGVEQKNTTTVAMDFGRITLREDLVLYLFGTPGQDRFWFLWDELAQGALGAVVLADTRRLEDCFAAIDYFERRSIPFTVAVNCFDGADRYPGDTISSALDLDPGVPVMMCDARDRESAKAVLIAVVEHALAQAGRAREHATT encoded by the coding sequence ATGGCCTTCGGGCGCTCTAGCCGCAGAACGCCGCCCATCGAGCCGGTGACCCTCAAGATCCTGGTCGCGGGCGGCTTCGGGGTCGGCAAGACCACCCTGGTGGGCGCGGTCAGCGAGATCAGGCCGCTGCGCACCGAGGAGACCCTCAGCGAGGCCGGCCGCCCCGTCGACTCGGTCGAGGGCGTGGAGCAGAAGAACACCACCACGGTCGCCATGGACTTCGGGCGCATCACGCTCCGCGAGGACCTGGTGCTCTATCTCTTCGGCACACCGGGCCAGGACCGCTTCTGGTTCCTCTGGGACGAACTGGCGCAGGGTGCGCTGGGCGCCGTCGTCCTCGCCGACACCCGCCGCCTGGAGGACTGCTTCGCCGCGATCGACTACTTCGAGCGGCGCTCCATCCCCTTCACCGTTGCCGTCAACTGCTTCGACGGGGCCGACCGTTACCCGGGCGACACGATCAGCTCGGCGCTCGACCTCGACCCCGGGGTGCCGGTGATGATGTGCGACGCACGCGACCGTGAGTCGGCGAAGGCCGTACTGATCGCCGTGGTCGAGCACGCGCTGGCCCAGGCGGGCAGGGCCCGCGAGCACGCCACCACGTAG
- a CDS encoding DUF742 domain-containing protein encodes MTDPAHWFDDDAGPVVRPYAMTRGRTSSASRHRLDLIALVVPEPAADDPGRDQRLSPEHVDIVERCGDAPQSIAELAAGLDLPVGVVRVLVGDLVDDELVHVTQPVPPAELPDVSILREVINGLRAL; translated from the coding sequence ATGACTGATCCGGCCCACTGGTTCGACGACGACGCGGGACCTGTAGTCCGTCCGTACGCGATGACGCGCGGCCGTACCAGCAGCGCGAGCAGGCACCGCCTCGACCTGATCGCCCTGGTCGTCCCGGAGCCCGCGGCGGACGACCCGGGCCGGGACCAGCGGCTCTCGCCCGAACATGTGGACATCGTCGAGCGCTGCGGCGACGCACCGCAGTCCATCGCCGAGCTCGCGGCGGGGCTCGATCTCCCCGTCGGGGTGGTCCGGGTCCTCGTCGGCGATCTCGTCGACGACGAACTCGTCCACGTCACCCAGCCCGTTCCGCCGGCCGAACTGCCGGACGTCAGCATCCTCCGTGAGGTAATCAATGGCCTTCGGGCGCTCTAG
- a CDS encoding roadblock/LC7 domain-containing protein — protein MTASNAAAQNATGSSGELNWLLDELVQRVGSIRKALVLSGDGLPTGASKELTREDSEHLAAVASGFHSLAKGVGRHFEAGRVRQTVVELDDAFLFVTAAGDGSCLAVLSDADSDVGLVAYEMTLMVKRVGAHLATAPRSGLIAGG, from the coding sequence ATGACCGCATCGAACGCCGCAGCACAGAACGCCACAGGGAGCTCCGGTGAGCTCAACTGGCTGCTCGACGAACTCGTCCAGCGAGTCGGGTCGATCCGCAAGGCGCTGGTGCTCTCCGGCGACGGCCTCCCGACCGGGGCCTCCAAGGAGCTGACCCGCGAGGACAGCGAGCACCTGGCCGCCGTCGCGTCCGGCTTCCACAGCCTCGCCAAGGGAGTCGGCCGCCACTTCGAGGCGGGCCGGGTCCGCCAGACCGTCGTGGAGCTGGACGACGCCTTCCTCTTCGTCACGGCGGCGGGAGACGGCAGCTGTCTGGCCGTCCTCTCCGACGCCGACTCCGACGTGGGCCTGGTCGCGTACGAGATGACGCTGATGGTCAAGCGCGTCGGCGCGCACCTCGCGACCGCGCCACGTTCCGGCCTGATCGCCGGAGGGTGA